A region from the Pseudonocardia petroleophila genome encodes:
- a CDS encoding MFS transporter, whose translation MSSSSAALADYRAALTSPGALVPTLASALARLPIAMTTLAVLLYVQRATGSYAVAAVVSAGTLAGESLGAVAQGRWMDRVGPMRPLLLAAGLYAVAATGLILVIENGAAIPVLVAAAALSGLVRPAMPGASRALWGRLVPAGPRRDAAYSYEAISLETFFILGPALAAFLVTAPWPGTALVVAVSGMVVGTTVFALSRPVRTQEPAVGGPSIGLLGAVARPGMRTVALASLGFGLVIGSVEVGVNAVATEQGSPTLGGVLLSAWSVASVLAGILYSLRPWPRPLHLRMPFLLGAFAVCVAAMALVGPLASLPVLVVAMLAAGALITPQVTAHSLGVEATAPAGTATEGFGWIVTAAVLGISAGQVAAGVAVDVAGAASSFLVGGLAGAVMAGMLWWRRATLAPQPQEALARA comes from the coding sequence GTGTCCTCCTCGTCCGCGGCCCTGGCCGACTACCGCGCTGCCCTGACCTCCCCCGGTGCACTCGTGCCGACGCTCGCCTCCGCGCTGGCGCGGCTGCCGATCGCCATGACGACGCTGGCCGTGCTGCTCTACGTGCAGCGCGCGACGGGCTCCTACGCCGTGGCGGCCGTGGTGTCGGCGGGCACGCTGGCCGGGGAGTCCCTCGGCGCGGTCGCGCAGGGCCGGTGGATGGACCGGGTCGGGCCGATGCGGCCGCTGCTGCTCGCGGCCGGGCTCTACGCCGTCGCCGCGACGGGGCTGATCCTCGTGATCGAGAACGGTGCGGCGATCCCGGTGCTGGTGGCCGCGGCGGCGCTGTCCGGGCTGGTCCGCCCGGCGATGCCCGGGGCCTCGCGCGCGCTGTGGGGGCGGCTCGTCCCCGCGGGCCCGCGCCGCGACGCGGCCTACAGCTACGAGGCGATCAGCCTGGAGACCTTCTTCATCCTCGGGCCCGCGCTCGCCGCGTTCCTGGTGACGGCCCCGTGGCCGGGCACCGCGCTCGTCGTCGCGGTCTCCGGGATGGTGGTCGGCACGACGGTGTTCGCGCTGAGCCGCCCGGTGCGGACGCAGGAACCGGCCGTCGGGGGGCCGTCGATCGGGCTGCTCGGGGCGGTGGCGCGGCCCGGGATGCGCACGGTCGCGCTGGCGTCGCTGGGGTTCGGGCTCGTCATCGGGTCGGTCGAGGTGGGCGTCAACGCCGTGGCCACCGAGCAGGGCTCGCCGACGCTGGGCGGGGTGCTGCTCTCCGCGTGGTCGGTGGCCTCGGTGCTCGCCGGCATCCTCTACTCGCTGCGGCCGTGGCCGCGCCCGCTGCACCTGCGGATGCCGTTCCTGCTGGGGGCGTTCGCCGTCTGCGTGGCGGCGATGGCGCTGGTCGGGCCGCTGGCGTCGCTGCCGGTGCTTGTCGTCGCGATGCTGGCGGCGGGCGCCCTGATCACGCCGCAGGTCACCGCGCACTCGCTCGGGGTGGAGGCGACCGCCCCCGCCGGCACGGCCACCGAGGGGTTCGGCTGGATCGTCACCGCCGCGGTGCTCGGGATCTCCGCCGGCCAGGTCGCGGCGGGGGTCGCCGTCGACGTCGCGGGGGCCGCGAGCTCGTTCCTGGTGGGCGGGCTCGCCGGGGCGGTGATGGCCGGGATGCTGTGGTGGCGGCGCGCCACCCTGGCCCCGCAGCCGCAGGAGGCGCTGGCCCGGGCCTGA
- a CDS encoding Crp/Fnr family transcriptional regulator encodes MDEILIRAGIFQGVEPHAADALAQALEPAEFPRGHVIFAEGEPGDRLYIVASGKVKIGRKSPDGRENLLMVAGPSDMFGELSIFDPGPRTSSATAVTEVRTYTMDRTALREWIGKRPEIAEQLLRVLARRLRRTNNMLADLIFTDVPGRVAKSLLQLARQFGSQESGLLRVTHDLTQEEIAQLVGASRETVNKALADFAHRGWLRLEGKSVLILEPERLARRAR; translated from the coding sequence GTGGACGAGATTCTGATCCGCGCAGGCATCTTCCAGGGGGTCGAGCCGCACGCGGCCGACGCGCTGGCGCAGGCGCTGGAACCGGCGGAGTTCCCGCGAGGGCACGTGATCTTCGCGGAGGGCGAGCCGGGCGACCGGCTCTACATCGTCGCGTCCGGGAAGGTCAAGATCGGTCGCAAGTCGCCCGACGGCCGCGAGAACCTGCTGATGGTGGCCGGCCCGTCCGACATGTTCGGCGAGCTGTCGATCTTCGACCCGGGGCCGCGCACGTCGTCGGCCACGGCCGTCACGGAGGTCCGCACCTACACGATGGACCGCACCGCGCTGCGGGAGTGGATCGGCAAGCGGCCCGAGATCGCCGAGCAGCTGCTCCGCGTGCTCGCCCGCAGGCTGCGCCGCACCAACAACATGCTCGCCGACCTGATCTTCACCGACGTCCCCGGCCGCGTGGCGAAGTCGCTGCTGCAGCTGGCGCGCCAGTTCGGGTCGCAGGAGTCGGGCCTGCTGCGCGTCACGCACGACCTGACGCAGGAGGAGATCGCCCAGCTCGTGGGCGCGAGCCGCGAGACCGTCAACAAGGCGCTCGCCGACTTCGCCCACCGCGGCTGGCTGCGCCTGGAGGGCAAGAGCGTGCTCATCCTCGAGCCCGAGCGGCTGGCCCGCCGGGCCCGCTAG
- the nth gene encoding endonuclease III, with product MLRELTDTHVDAHCELDFRTPLELAVATILSAQSTDKGVNLVTPALFERYPTALAYAQAERAELEEMIHSTGFYRNKASSLIGLGAAVVEKHGGELPHTLDELVALPGIGRKTANVILGNAFDVPGITVDTHFGRLVRRWGWTDLEDPVKVEHAVGELIPKRDWTMASHRVIFHGRRVCHARKPACGACTLAADCPAYGEGPTDPVLAAKLVKGPSRPFLLARAGLADDGAPLEVPADSPAGLDAAAASPEAAEQDVP from the coding sequence ATGCTGCGGGAGCTCACCGACACCCACGTCGACGCGCACTGCGAGCTCGACTTCCGGACGCCGCTGGAGCTGGCCGTCGCCACGATCCTGTCGGCGCAGAGCACGGACAAGGGCGTCAACCTCGTCACCCCGGCGCTGTTCGAGCGGTACCCCACCGCGCTCGCCTACGCGCAGGCCGAGCGGGCCGAGCTGGAGGAGATGATCCACAGCACCGGGTTCTACCGGAACAAGGCGTCGTCGCTGATCGGTCTGGGTGCCGCCGTGGTCGAGAAGCACGGCGGCGAGCTGCCGCACACGCTCGACGAGCTGGTCGCGCTGCCGGGGATCGGCCGCAAGACCGCCAACGTCATCCTCGGCAACGCCTTCGACGTCCCGGGCATCACCGTCGACACCCACTTCGGGCGCCTGGTGCGGCGCTGGGGCTGGACGGACCTGGAGGACCCGGTCAAGGTCGAGCACGCGGTCGGCGAGCTGATCCCGAAGCGCGACTGGACGATGGCGTCGCACCGCGTGATCTTCCACGGCCGCCGCGTCTGCCACGCCCGCAAGCCCGCCTGCGGCGCCTGCACGCTGGCCGCCGACTGCCCCGCCTACGGCGAGGGCCCCACCGACCCGGTGCTGGCCGCGAAGCTGGTCAAGGGCCCGTCGCGGCCGTTCCTGCTCGCGCGCGCCGGGCTGGCCGACGACGGCGCGCCGCTCGAGGTCCCCGCCGACTCCCCGGCCGGCCTCGACGCCGCGGCGGCCTCGCCCGAGGCGGCCGAGCAGGACGTGCCGTGA
- a CDS encoding TlpA family protein disulfide reductase, giving the protein MSARVGPGRAELVSTAVVVLLVGLAVFALWPRPAGSPSGVDAPVAQQAVAVSDAELAPLRADAGLPVCPVPGAGAADGPLAGVTVACLGAEGPVDLGAVAADGPVLLNLWASWCGPCREELPALAEYAARPGSVPVLLIDVDDDPRAALRTLDELGVDLPSALDTGSALRTALDVPPGLPYSFLARPDGTVDRVDPPVPFASADAVAAAVAELS; this is encoded by the coding sequence GTGAGCGCCCGGGTCGGGCCGGGTCGGGCGGAGCTCGTCTCCACCGCGGTGGTCGTGCTGCTCGTCGGGCTGGCGGTGTTCGCCCTGTGGCCGCGCCCGGCCGGGTCCCCGTCGGGCGTCGACGCGCCGGTGGCGCAGCAGGCGGTCGCGGTGTCCGACGCCGAGCTGGCCCCGCTGCGCGCCGACGCCGGTCTCCCGGTCTGCCCGGTGCCCGGTGCGGGGGCCGCCGACGGTCCGCTGGCCGGCGTCACGGTCGCGTGCCTGGGCGCGGAGGGCCCCGTCGACCTCGGCGCGGTCGCGGCGGACGGTCCCGTGCTGCTCAACCTGTGGGCGTCCTGGTGCGGCCCGTGCCGCGAGGAGCTCCCCGCGCTCGCCGAGTACGCGGCGCGGCCCGGGTCGGTGCCCGTGCTCCTGATCGACGTCGACGACGACCCGCGCGCCGCCCTGCGCACCCTCGACGAGCTCGGGGTGGACCTGCCGTCTGCGCTCGACACCGGCTCCGCCCTGCGCACCGCCCTCGACGTCCCGCCCGGCCTGCCGTACTCGTTCCTCGCCCGGCCCGACGGCACGGTCGACCGCGTCGACCCCCCGGTGCCCTTCGCGAGCGCCGACGCCGTGGCCGCCGCCGTGGCGGAGCTGTCGTGA
- a CDS encoding NUDIX hydrolase → MSALRPERVVEPLRPLLTAVRDVDAFTLSRHRVPPPEGGRRAAVLILVGHDPGHGPDVLLVERASTLRDHAGQVAFPGGGSDPGDADAVATALREAEEETGLDPAGVVPLALLPELFIPPSGFVVTPVLAQWERPSDVHAVDAGETAAVVRVPLAVLADPGNRISVGHPSGFTGPGFLVAGLLVWGFTGGLLSALLDLGGWAQPWEPTRVLDLDEAWSRARAEA, encoded by the coding sequence GTGAGCGCGCTGCGCCCGGAACGGGTCGTCGAGCCGCTGCGCCCGCTGCTCACGGCCGTCCGCGACGTCGACGCGTTCACCCTGAGCCGCCACCGCGTCCCGCCGCCGGAGGGCGGCCGCCGGGCGGCGGTGCTGATCCTGGTCGGCCACGATCCCGGGCACGGACCCGACGTGCTGCTGGTCGAGCGCGCCAGCACGCTGCGCGACCACGCGGGCCAGGTCGCCTTCCCCGGCGGCGGTTCCGACCCGGGCGACGCCGACGCCGTCGCCACGGCGCTGCGCGAGGCCGAGGAGGAGACCGGGCTCGACCCCGCGGGCGTCGTCCCGCTGGCCCTGCTGCCCGAGCTGTTCATCCCGCCGTCGGGGTTCGTCGTCACGCCGGTGCTCGCCCAGTGGGAGCGGCCGAGCGACGTGCACGCCGTCGACGCCGGGGAGACCGCGGCCGTCGTCCGGGTGCCGCTGGCGGTGCTCGCCGACCCGGGGAACCGGATCTCGGTGGGGCATCCGAGCGGCTTCACCGGGCCGGGGTTCCTGGTCGCGGGCCTGCTCGTGTGGGGCTTCACCGGGGGCCTATTGTCCGCGCTGTTGGATCTGGGTGGGTGGGCACAGCCCTGGGAGCCGACCCGGGTGCTGGATCTGGACGAGGCGTGGTCACGGGCCCGCGCGGAAGCATGA
- a CDS encoding MarP family serine protease: protein MSWVDLIVIALALVAGVSGWRHGMAVALLSFVGVLGGAILGVRLAPLLASGIESTSTRIIVSIVVVVLLVALGETTGVFFGRRIRDRITGENTLRVDSTLGSVLQALTVVIAAWLVALPLASASFPGLASGVRSSEVLRVVDSVMPEGARALPEELRQLLDTSGFPRILDSFDRTPIEEVGPPDPSLASNPIVSEVADSVLKVRGRAPSCQRALEGTGFVIGDGLVMTNAHVVAGTDDVGVEVVNSRGRTVELGGEVVLYDPAVDIAVLRIPDLDAPTLPFRPAPAQVGEDAIILGYPLDGPFTASAAKVRQEITLNGPDIYDDATVSRNVYTVRAVVRSGNSGGPMIDRDGQVIGVVFGAALDDSETGFVLTNEQVAASVNPQAQLGAEVDTGACAN from the coding sequence GTGAGCTGGGTCGACCTCATCGTGATCGCGCTCGCCCTCGTCGCCGGGGTGTCCGGGTGGCGGCACGGGATGGCCGTCGCGCTGCTGTCGTTCGTCGGGGTGCTGGGCGGGGCGATCCTGGGCGTGCGCCTGGCGCCGCTGCTCGCCTCCGGCATCGAGTCCACGAGCACGCGGATCATCGTCAGCATCGTGGTCGTCGTGCTGCTCGTGGCGCTCGGCGAGACCACCGGCGTCTTCTTCGGCCGCCGCATCCGCGACCGGATCACCGGCGAGAACACCCTGCGCGTCGACTCCACGCTGGGCTCGGTGCTGCAGGCGCTCACCGTCGTCATCGCGGCCTGGCTGGTGGCGCTGCCCCTGGCCTCGGCGAGCTTCCCCGGGCTCGCGTCGGGCGTCCGCAGCTCGGAGGTGCTGCGCGTCGTCGACTCGGTGATGCCGGAGGGGGCCCGCGCGCTCCCCGAGGAGCTGCGCCAGCTGCTCGACACGTCCGGGTTCCCGCGGATCCTCGACTCGTTCGACCGCACCCCGATCGAGGAGGTCGGCCCGCCCGACCCGTCGCTCGCGTCGAACCCGATCGTCAGCGAGGTCGCCGACAGCGTGCTGAAGGTGCGCGGCCGCGCGCCGTCGTGCCAGCGGGCGCTGGAGGGCACCGGCTTCGTCATCGGCGACGGCCTGGTCATGACGAACGCCCACGTCGTCGCCGGCACCGACGACGTCGGGGTCGAGGTCGTCAACAGCCGCGGGCGCACCGTCGAGCTGGGCGGCGAGGTCGTGCTCTACGACCCGGCGGTCGACATCGCCGTCCTGCGCATCCCCGACCTCGACGCGCCCACGTTGCCGTTCCGCCCGGCCCCGGCGCAGGTCGGCGAGGACGCGATCATCCTCGGCTACCCGCTCGACGGCCCGTTCACGGCGTCGGCGGCCAAGGTGCGCCAGGAGATCACGCTCAACGGCCCCGACATCTACGACGACGCCACCGTCTCGCGCAACGTCTACACCGTCCGGGCGGTGGTCCGCTCCGGCAACTCCGGCGGCCCGATGATCGACCGCGACGGCCAGGTCATCGGCGTGGTGTTCGGCGCTGCGCTCGACGACAGCGAGACCGGGTTCGTGCTCACCAACGAGCAGGTCGCGGCGTCGGTCAACCCGCAGGCCCAGCTCGGTGCCGAGGTCGACACCGGGGCCTGCGCGAACTGA
- a CDS encoding adenylosuccinate synthase, with amino-acid sequence MPAIVLIGAQWGDEGKGKATDILGDQVQWVVRYQGGNNAGHTVVLPDGQNFALHLIPSGILTPGVKNVIGNGVVVDPGVLLTELKGLEDRDVDTSGLLISADAHLIMPYHVEMDKVTERFLGKAKIGTTGRGIGPAYQDKVSRVGVRVADVLDEKILHQKVEAALHLKNQVLVKVYNRRALDVEQVVDTVLGHAQQFAGRIADTRLLLNKALEAGDSILLEGSQGTLLDVDHGTYPFVTSSNPTAGGAAVGSGIGPNKITRVIGILKAYTTRVGSGPFPTELLDAMGEHLRKTGGEVGVTTGRPRRCGWFDAVIGRYAVRVNGITDFFLTKLDVLSGLETVPVCVAYEVDGKRVEDMPMTQTDVHHAVPVYEELPGWFEDISACRTFDELPANARAYVQRIEELTGAPVSAIGVGPGRDETITRDV; translated from the coding sequence ATGCCCGCGATCGTGCTGATCGGCGCCCAATGGGGCGACGAGGGCAAGGGCAAGGCCACCGACATCCTCGGTGACCAGGTCCAGTGGGTCGTCCGCTACCAGGGCGGCAACAACGCAGGACACACCGTCGTGCTCCCCGACGGGCAGAACTTCGCGCTGCACCTGATCCCGTCCGGCATCCTCACGCCGGGCGTCAAGAACGTGATCGGCAACGGCGTCGTCGTGGACCCGGGCGTGCTGCTCACCGAGCTGAAGGGCCTGGAGGACCGCGACGTCGACACCAGCGGCCTGCTGATCAGCGCCGATGCGCACTTGATCATGCCGTACCACGTGGAGATGGACAAGGTCACCGAGCGGTTCCTGGGCAAGGCGAAGATCGGCACCACCGGTCGCGGCATCGGGCCGGCCTACCAGGACAAGGTGTCGCGGGTGGGCGTCCGCGTGGCCGACGTGCTCGACGAGAAGATCCTGCACCAGAAGGTGGAGGCGGCCCTGCACCTGAAGAACCAGGTCCTGGTCAAGGTCTACAACCGCCGCGCGCTCGACGTCGAGCAGGTCGTCGACACCGTGCTCGGCCACGCCCAGCAGTTCGCCGGCCGCATCGCCGACACCCGCCTGCTGCTCAACAAGGCCCTCGAGGCGGGCGACTCGATCCTGCTGGAGGGGTCGCAGGGCACCCTGCTCGACGTCGACCACGGCACCTACCCCTTCGTCACCAGCTCGAACCCGACGGCGGGCGGCGCGGCGGTCGGCTCCGGCATCGGCCCGAACAAGATCACGCGGGTGATCGGGATCCTCAAGGCCTACACCACGCGCGTCGGCTCCGGCCCGTTCCCGACCGAGCTGCTCGACGCCATGGGCGAGCACCTGCGCAAGACCGGTGGCGAGGTCGGCGTCACGACCGGGCGTCCGCGCCGCTGCGGCTGGTTCGACGCCGTGATCGGCCGCTACGCCGTGCGCGTCAACGGCATCACCGACTTCTTCCTCACCAAGCTCGACGTGCTGTCGGGCCTGGAGACGGTGCCGGTGTGCGTCGCCTACGAGGTCGACGGCAAGCGCGTCGAGGACATGCCGATGACGCAGACCGACGTGCACCACGCCGTGCCGGTCTACGAGGAGCTGCCCGGCTGGTTCGAGGACATCTCGGCCTGCCGCACCTTCGACGAGCTGCCGGCCAACGCCCGCGCCTACGTGCAGCGGATCGAGGAGCTGACCGGGGCCCCGGTCAGCGCGATCGGCGTCGGCCCCGGCCGGGACGAGACGATCACCCGCGACGTCTGA
- a CDS encoding lysophospholipid acyltransferase family protein, with protein MHLLVRFLLAPIARLLWRPVVQGVERLPKRGALIIAANHRAAVDTAVIALTARRPVAFLGKAEYFVGRGIKGRALARFLSALGYVPVDRGSAKAGLAALHAGRSVLDAGGAFAIYPEGTRSLDGRLHRGHTGVATLALGAGAPVVPVALLGTERVQPVGKRLPRLRRVVIRYGAPLDFSRYDGLESSPAIRRAVTDQIMDAIATLSQQEYVDTYHERPAA; from the coding sequence GTGCATCTCCTCGTGCGCTTCCTGCTGGCCCCGATCGCCCGGCTGCTGTGGCGGCCCGTCGTGCAGGGGGTCGAGCGCCTGCCGAAGCGGGGTGCGCTGATCATCGCGGCCAACCACCGGGCGGCCGTCGACACGGCCGTCATCGCGCTCACCGCGCGCCGGCCCGTCGCGTTCCTCGGCAAGGCCGAGTACTTCGTGGGGCGGGGGATCAAGGGGCGGGCGCTGGCCCGGTTCCTCTCGGCGCTGGGCTACGTGCCGGTCGACCGCGGCTCGGCGAAGGCCGGGCTCGCCGCCCTCCACGCGGGCCGGTCCGTGCTCGACGCCGGCGGCGCGTTCGCGATCTACCCGGAGGGCACCCGCTCCCTCGACGGCCGCCTGCACCGCGGCCACACCGGCGTCGCCACGCTCGCCCTCGGCGCGGGCGCCCCGGTCGTGCCGGTCGCGCTGCTCGGCACCGAGCGCGTGCAGCCGGTGGGGAAGCGCCTGCCGCGGCTGCGCCGGGTCGTGATCCGCTACGGCGCCCCGCTCGACTTCTCCCGCTACGACGGCCTGGAGAGCTCCCCGGCGATCCGCCGCGCGGTCACCGACCAGATCATGGACGCCATCGCCACGCTGTCCCAGCAGGAGTACGTCGACACCTACCACGAGCGGCCCGCCGCCTAG
- a CDS encoding ABC-F family ATP-binding cassette domain-containing protein translates to MPSALLARDVVRAYGDRTVLDGVSLTAAPGRRIGLIGENGAGKSTLLRLLAGVEEPDAGSVERPTDLGFGHQELPYPGSATIADVLDDALRDARAAVAAVDALAALLPERADDYAERLEWAQDHDAWDADRRAELTLHGLGLAGIPHDRTLDSLSGGQRSRVGLTALLVRRPDALLLDEPTNHLDDTAAAFLEETLRGLPGVVVLASHDRAFLDAVCTDVVDLDPAVDGPTRYGGGYSAYLAERRAARERWEQRYADEQEELADLRVSVAVTAHQVAPGRPRGNEPKLFYGFKRGRVQSQVSRRVRNARRRLDELDRDQVRRPPVPLRFAATVGEAGTGPAAALRDVRVVGRLELPRLDVGASDRVLVTGANGSGKSTLLAVLAGRLPAEGTVHRRRGLRIGLLAQDVELPDPDRTPRQYYGDHPVPLRDLGLVHPRDVDRPVGVLSVGQRRRLELALLVASAPQLLLLDEPTNHLSPALCDELEEAIGGSPGAVVVASHDRWLRRRWAGREVALADGRMAACPAI, encoded by the coding sequence GTGCCCTCAGCCCTGCTCGCCCGTGACGTCGTCCGCGCGTACGGCGACCGCACCGTCCTCGACGGCGTCTCCCTCACCGCCGCCCCCGGCCGCCGGATCGGGCTGATCGGGGAGAACGGCGCGGGCAAGTCGACGCTGCTGCGGCTGCTCGCGGGCGTCGAGGAGCCCGACGCAGGCTCCGTCGAGCGGCCCACCGACCTGGGGTTCGGCCACCAGGAGCTGCCGTACCCGGGTTCCGCGACGATCGCCGACGTCCTCGACGACGCGCTGCGCGACGCCCGGGCCGCGGTCGCCGCGGTCGACGCGCTCGCCGCGCTGCTCCCCGAGCGGGCCGACGACTACGCCGAGCGCCTGGAGTGGGCCCAGGACCACGACGCCTGGGACGCCGACCGGCGCGCCGAGCTGACGCTGCACGGCCTGGGCCTCGCCGGGATCCCGCACGACCGCACGCTCGACTCGCTCTCCGGCGGGCAGCGCAGCCGCGTGGGGCTGACCGCGCTGCTGGTCCGGCGGCCCGACGCGCTGCTGCTCGACGAGCCCACCAACCACCTCGACGACACCGCCGCGGCCTTCCTGGAGGAGACGCTGCGCGGGCTGCCCGGGGTCGTCGTGCTCGCCAGCCACGACCGCGCGTTCCTCGACGCGGTGTGCACCGACGTCGTCGACCTCGATCCGGCCGTCGACGGCCCGACGCGGTACGGCGGCGGCTACTCGGCCTACCTCGCCGAGCGCCGGGCGGCGCGGGAGCGCTGGGAGCAGCGCTACGCCGACGAGCAGGAGGAGCTGGCCGACCTGCGGGTCTCGGTCGCGGTGACCGCCCACCAGGTGGCGCCGGGTCGGCCGCGGGGCAACGAGCCCAAGCTGTTCTACGGGTTCAAGCGCGGGCGGGTGCAGAGCCAGGTCTCCCGCCGCGTCCGCAACGCCCGGCGCCGCCTCGACGAGCTCGACCGCGACCAGGTGCGCCGCCCGCCGGTGCCGCTGCGGTTCGCGGCGACCGTCGGTGAGGCGGGGACGGGCCCGGCCGCGGCGCTGCGGGACGTCCGGGTCGTGGGCCGGCTGGAGCTGCCCCGCCTCGACGTCGGCGCGTCCGACCGCGTGCTCGTGACCGGCGCGAACGGGTCGGGCAAGTCGACGCTGCTCGCGGTGCTGGCCGGGCGGCTGCCCGCGGAGGGCACGGTGCACCGGCGGCGCGGGCTGCGGATCGGGCTGCTGGCGCAGGACGTCGAGCTGCCGGACCCGGACCGCACCCCGCGGCAGTACTACGGGGACCACCCCGTCCCGCTGCGCGACCTCGGCCTCGTCCACCCGCGCGACGTCGACCGGCCCGTCGGCGTGCTGTCGGTGGGCCAGCGGCGGCGCCTGGAGCTGGCGCTGCTCGTCGCGAGCGCCCCGCAGCTCCTGCTGCTCGACGAGCCGACCAACCACCTGTCCCCCGCCCTGTGCGACGAGCTGGAGGAGGCCATCGGCGGGAGCCCGGGCGCGGTCGTCGTCGCCAGCCACGACCGGTGGCTGCGCCGCCGGTGGGCAGGCCGCGAGGTGGCCCTGGCCGACGGCAGGATGGCGGCGTGTCCCGCGATCTGA
- a CDS encoding urease subunit gamma, giving the protein MYLSPQEQDKLLVHVAAGVARARRERGVLLNYPEAVALITDHVLEGARDGRTVSELMSSGRSVLGRGDVLEGIPEMIDSVQVEATFPDGTKLVTVHSPIP; this is encoded by the coding sequence ATGTACCTCAGCCCGCAGGAGCAGGACAAGCTGCTGGTGCACGTGGCGGCCGGGGTCGCCCGTGCGCGCCGCGAACGCGGCGTGCTCCTCAACTACCCGGAGGCCGTCGCCCTGATCACCGACCACGTGCTGGAGGGCGCCCGCGACGGGCGCACCGTGAGCGAGCTGATGTCGAGCGGGCGGTCGGTGCTCGGCCGCGGCGACGTCCTGGAGGGGATCCCGGAGATGATCGACTCGGTGCAGGTCGAGGCCACCTTCCCGGACGGGACGAAGCTCGTCACCGTCCACAGCCCGATCCCGTGA
- a CDS encoding urease subunit beta — protein sequence MIPGEILPGDGDVPLNPGRERTTLVVVNAADRPVQVGSHYHFAAVNPGLEFDRDAAWGTHLDIPAGTSVRFEPGVEREVVLVPLAGARTVPGLRPEWAGDLDR from the coding sequence GTGATCCCGGGCGAGATCCTCCCCGGCGACGGCGACGTGCCGCTCAACCCCGGGCGCGAGCGCACCACCCTGGTCGTGGTCAACGCCGCCGACCGGCCCGTGCAGGTCGGGTCGCACTACCACTTCGCCGCGGTCAACCCCGGCCTGGAGTTCGACCGCGACGCCGCGTGGGGCACGCACCTGGACATCCCTGCGGGCACGTCGGTGCGCTTCGAGCCGGGCGTCGAGCGGGAGGTGGTGCTCGTGCCGCTGGCGGGGGCGCGCACCGTGCCGGGGCTGCGTCCGGAGTGGGCGGGGGACCTCGACCGATGA